TGTAAGATGATAGCTCATGGATACGATGGCGATGTGGCTAATCAGACTTGACTTGGGTCTTGGATATGAACGTTGATGAATTTAGTCTCTACCATATCGCACCTTGGCCAGCATCCGTCGTGCTCTCCACAGGTGGTGTCTTCTGATACATCCACATCTTCTTTAAAGTGTCAGGTCCCTCTGGTATCTTTCATATTCCGTCTTGATGGTTGAGAGCAATCTCCCCATGAGTGCTTCTGATTTGTACCAAGACGGGCAGGAAGGTATGGACGGAAGACGCCATTACAAAGGGGCAACCCCTGCCAACTCTAAACCTGAGCATCACTTTAGTCACAAGTCTGGCCGTCAGTGTTTCGCTGATCTTGTCCTTGCGCTTGGTAGGACTTAGAGTGTGGAAGAAAAAGGCCAGCCTCGAGTTCCTTCCCAACCTGCCACAGAAACCTTGGTCacccggcagcggcgggatCTTGAACCACTCACGCACCCGGTCCGGGAAAGCATCAACAGGCGAATGAACTCAAAGCGTCGACAATCGCTTTCACGCTTTTCTTCTCATGAGGGCACAACCGGCGCTAGCCCTAGTGAGAAGCCGGAGTGTTTCTTCTGCATCCAGCTGTTTGTTTCGTAGCgccctccctcctcttcaACTTCTTCACCCTTCAAGCGGCAGACAGTCGCTTTCCACCGCGATTCTGCAACTTCCTGGATATTACATCCTGCAGAAGAATCCGCCCGTCGCGATCTGACGGCAACAGCAGGAAAGAGGTAAGTCCATCTCGAGATTCCTCGACATCCTCCGCAAGGAGCCCCATGTCGGCGCACCTTTTTCCTACCCAGCATCAGCGGATAGGATGCGATTGGCGACTTGCTTCCCTCTCCTTGTTCTCTTCCGACGCGTAGTTTCATTTCCTTTTCCCTCGCGTGCCTCAACTACGCGTCGACCACATCACCGCTGCCGAATCGTCACTCGCCAAGCAGGAAAGGCACGCGAGTCTTGTCAACCATCAGCTGCTCCCATTTTGATTTTCGTTTTCTCTTCAACCCTGGCCACTGTCCTCCTTTCCAGTTGAGTGAGTCATGTTATTTGGCGATTTACCCAACTGCTCTCGGACACCATGCTGCCGATTCTTCTGTCTCTGAAGACCGCCTGCTGATGATGCCGACCCCAACAGGCGGCCGCAACAAAACAATCGGTGTTTTCCATCGACGCCGCCTTTCATAGTACATCGCTCGTCAACCCAGAGCAGAAAACAAAATGCCTCCCAAGACCCCCAAGGCCGCCACCGGCGGTGAAGGGCCGGATGGCCGCAAACAGCCGACTGCTCAGGAGGCCTTCCTGTTCTACACCATCATCAAGAACATGAAGGGCAAGCCCGAGATCGACTGGGCAGCTGTTGCCGTTGATGCCAACTTCAAGAATGCCGAGACCGCGAAGGTGAGTTTGATCCATCTCATGTACCTGTTCTTTTTCCGTCACCCAGGCTAGCCTCGACCCGGTCCCCTCTCTCCCCCCCTGACCCAAGCAGCCCGCTCTAACTCGGCATCCATCTGATACTGATCTTCGTCCCTCCGAAGGTCCGTTACGGCCAAATCAAGCGCAAGCTCGGCTTGGACACCTGGAATGCTGCCAAACCAAAGGACGGCAACGATGCGGCCGGTGAAGAGGGCACTCCGAAGACCCCGGCCACTAGTCGCTCCAAGAAAACAGCGTCGACCCCGGgtaccggcgccggcgtcaagaagcgcggcagcaccagcaagAGCGCGGCTGCCACCACTCcgagcggcggccgcggccgtaAGAGCTCCAAGTCCAACGCCATCATCAAGGCAGAGGACGCCGACGATGAGGGAAGCTTCCACGACGTCGATGACTACGACAACAACATGATGATGGACCTCGGCGCGCCCATCAAGCCCGAGTTCGGAAACACCAACTTCaccaccggcggcagcagcagcctgagCTCCGTCGCGGCCGAATACGCCAACTTCCCCGCGGCCATCCCGGACATGGTGCTGGAGCGCAAGGCGATCCTGGTCAACGTCAACGGGACCTGGACCGTCTCGCCGGCCCCCATCGAGGTCCACGCGCAGTGGCTCGCCCGCCTGCCGGCGCACATCCAATCGCTGTTCTACACCCAGGCCCAGGTgaccgccagcaccagccgggccatcaacaacatcaacaacatcaacaacaacaagaacggcgccgccaccaagggcttcctcgccgacgacgaggacgatctCAACGCCGGCACCAACCACGCCGACCATGACGCTCACGACAACGACGAGCACCCTGCCGCCCAACAACTGCTGCGCGAGACCTTCCAGGCAGCcggccacccccacccccatCATCACCAGCACATCGCGCTCTCCGACGTGCACGTCAACATGCCGGTGCCCATGCCGATGGACATGGCCGCGGAGATGGAGATGGGCTAccgcgttggcggcggcggcggcgctggcggcggtgttggtgctggtgcAGGTGGTTGTGGTGGCAGGGACATTGACCTGCACTCCATCCCCATGCACCCGTCGTACATGGAGCAGCTGGAGCGGGAGAcgcgcgagctggaggagctggaccGCGCGGCGCTGttcgggggcggcggcgatgatcAGGACGGGTACTGAATGGGCTGTCAATGCTCGCTGGATGATGGGGCGTGGCTCGGTAGTGAGGGGAGGGGAGTTAGGGTGGCTGGTGCTGGGGTGCGTTGATGGTGTTTTTTGATGCTTCTTTTTgcttttctttccttttttttttcttcttccttttctTCCCTCTTGGCTGTTTTATGGGGCGGGTTGTCTTCACTTCACTCAGGTTGGTGGCGCGACACGAACTTGCGGGCGTTGCTGGTGTCTGCGGGAGCTGGGTGACGGCATCATCGCAAGTCGGCCACCACATACCCTACCGATCTAGGGGGGACCGACATGCTAGGTTTCCCTCTGCTCGCTGTCCGCCTTGGACCAGGATCTCCCATTTCATTTTGCTCGCTGGTTTTTTTGTCTTCATTTCCTATCTACTGCTCTGCATTTGGCGTCGGCTATAGGTTCAGGACATCTCGGACTCTGAGCTGGCCTGACATATGACATGACGGCGTGGGATGCCATTGCATAGGAGGCATGGGTTTGCATGACATGGCATGGACCTGTGGAGGACGCTTGGTTCTTTAGGTGGCACCTGACCTACATACCTTCCCGCTCGGCAGACACGGCCTCGTGGAGCGGGAAGCCCAAATAGCAACCTCGGATTTTCTCTGACGAATCCCTTCACGCAGACCCTCGAGCTGCAGCATGACTGATGATTTTTTTCATTTTTGCTGCCAGACCTGGGTTCAATCCGTCATCCACCCGCTTGGATACGGATCCCGTAAGCTTCACAATGCAGGAGACGCGAGACGCGTGGGATACACATCACACGCACCCGGACTCGGTGAGTACACCTGTAGAAAAGATGACATACACAATAACCCGCCATGGACGACCATACCATTTCCATCCGCGAGGATCTTCCACCTCATCGAAGAAAGGCCCAGAACCGGAACATAAAAAAGAAGCAAGCAGCAAGGCCCCGCAGGGCTCACTTGCGCTAGGGATATCACTGACAACAGCAACACAAAAAACAAGACAAGCCAGGGCCGAACAAAGCACCGCGGCGAAAACAaaaagaggaagaaggaacCCAGTCGGCAACCCGTAAAGCAACAAGGCCCCGGTATAACTCCTCGATCGGTCCCATAGACAAGTTGTGCCGGCCCCAAGCCCCACGCCACGCCGCCCCAAAGACATGCCGCCCAAAGGACATATTCGCATCGCCCGACCCTTGAAACCCATAATAAACAGCCCCTTATTCTTGCCCCGACCCCGAATCCTTGTCCGGCCGCCCAGCTGAGCCATCCGAATACCGCCGGCAAGTGACATAAACACAACAACAATACAGCATAAAAGCAGGTGAACAAGGAAAATTCATAGGTATCGTAGCAGTTCCGACCTGCCTCGCCATGCCGGCGCCAAGTAATCACATCGCCGAAGAGGATAGAAGAAAAGGGAGAGCGGGAAAACAGTCCGTAACGCCATTGCTAGCAATCCCGCAGGCCCCGCGTTGTGTGCTTGGTATACTTCTGATATGTTTCGATTGCCCTTCCCTGCGGCAGGGCGAGGAGATGAAAGCAGCGCTGGATAATGCAGTAGGGAGGGTATGACGCTGTTATGCACCGGGTGGGAGACCAGATGCTGACCGAGGCGGCATGCTGAGGAGAAGAAGCGATGCCGTCGCATGTCGGGAGGGGGTTGGGATATCCGGCTGGAGGGCGTACATGGAGAGATGTGTGATGTGTTGGCGACGTAGTTCTGATGGCGAGTAATGTGTAATCCGGGGCGGGGGAGCTTTCTCAATGTCGGACGCCGTTTAGCGATGGCCTTGGTCGGTCTCTCTCTCGGTCTCGCTCTCGGTCTCTGTCGCgatcccgctcccgctcccgctccttGTCTTTCTCCCGGTCCCTTTCCCGatccttgtccttctccttctcccgcTCCCCCTTGAGATGCACCTCGGGCTGCCACCTGACAGACTCGCGGTCCGCCCAGCGTCGCATGACCGCAAGCACGGCAGCGACCGCGTCCTCGACCGAGGTCCACGGCCCGACGACCGTCCTCATCCTGGGGTCGTCCACCCGCTCCCACATCGCATTTGCCTCCTGCCACATGGCCGCCCGGTTCCGGCTGTGCTTCGCCCACCGCGCGAAgctgcccgccgcggccgccgggtcCATCGTGGCCAGCGCGTTGGTGATCTGTTCGAGGCACAGCACGTGCATCTGCACGGCTAGCGCTTTGAGCGCCTTGATGCCTTGcacccggccgcgcagctCCGCCAGgtgcggcagcagcgactcCCACGCCGAGATATCGCACGCCTTGCGCTCGAGCGTGCGCGCCTGGTTGAGCGAGTGGAAGGCAACCATGTAGGCCAGCACCATCTCGAAGTGGAGGGCCGTGGCGCGGCGCTCATCCGCCGGCGCCATTCCGCCCGGAccgccgcggtcgcggcAGAGATCGTCCCGGGCGTGCTTGAGCttgccgccgaggcgctgaTACTCGGCGTGGCGTTCCTTATATGATTCGGCCTGGGCGAGCGTCTTGGGATCAAGTGGCTCCGAGCGGGTTGGCGGCCGGTTATCGCCATTGCCCGGGGTGAGACCGGTCGTGGCCGCAGGCGTGTTCCCCTGCGACTGGCTGGATGCCACCCGGGACATagccgtggcggcggcgggtttCAGCGGGGTCGCCGGTGCGGCTGGTCTGGCCGCAGCGACCTCCCCAGCTGTCTTTGTCCGCTTGGCAGTCTCCTGCGGGACGTCGTcggctggccgcggccgcttCTTGGCTGGCGCAGGCAGAGGGGTGGCTTCTGCGCTCGTCGAGCGCTCCTTCTTCAGTGCGTCCTTCGCTGACTTCGATGGGAGGCTCAGGAGCTCTTTGGCCCTCTTTGCGTTGGCTTTCTTCAGTTTAAAGGTCACGATCTTTGAGGGCCTGGAAGGCTTCTCATCCGCCTCCACACCACGCACAGCCGGTGCAGCCACGATCGTCTTCCTCGCACCACCCGAAGAGTCCGCGGCCTGTTTGGGAGCCGGGCCAGGAACACTTTTGGAACCGGTCTGTGCCCGTTCCTTTATGGCAAGCGCCGCCTCAACGACAGGAGGCAGCGTCGGAGAGAGCAGTGGCGGGATCTTCGAGAACTTTTTTGCCTTTTTCGAGGGGGAAGGACCGTCCGCTTTCTCCTTTTCTGCCTTTGGTGCTTTCTCTGCCGGCTTCTTCGCAGGTTTAACGTCTTTTTCGGCCCTACCCTCGAACAGAGATGGGTGGAGAGGGGATAACAATTCCGGCAGGGTCGGCTTAGCCAGGGGCTCCGGCTTTCGGGGTGTCGCAGTACCGCTCCCTGACCGAGGTCTCGAGCCGTTGACCTGAATCGTTGATCTCGGAGACGCTGTGTTCTCTCGATCCTTGTCCAACGATGACGGCGCCAACCCGTTCGCTGTTGGATGTAACCTGCCGGTCTTTGCATCCCCTGGCGGCTTCTCTGCTTCCCCTGGCGGCTTCTCTGCTGCTTTTTCCCGGCTTCGGGGGGTTGCTGACTTCGGTGGCCGTGACTGATCGGCCTGGGTGCTAACAGCTTCGGCCTTGGTTCGCTTCTGTGGAGATGGGTTGCCGTCCGTATCTGCGCTTCGCTTACGACTCTCGGTCTCGGGCTGCGCATCTTCCTGGGACGGCTTGGATCTGTTGCGCGTGTCAGCGTTCTGCATTGCGTCCGGTGCCGGAGCGATTCCCGCCGTACCTCTCCCCGTTTGTCCCTGATGGCGGCTTTTCTAGCCGCGTGTCCCGCTGGCGGGGTGTTTCTGTCTTCTCGGCAGCCCTCACATCCTCCCTGGAAGGGTGCTCCTTGGACGGCGGTCGCTTCGCAGGCGCCGTGCCGTTCGTTTTGGCATCCACCTTCGCTGGTGCCTCGTTCGCTACCGGCGACTCCGATTTCTTTCTGTTGTGGTAGTCCATCAAGGAGAGCTTCTTCCTGGCCTCGCCCTTGGCGAGAATCTTGGCCGGCATCTGGGCCGGCTCGTCGCAGATCTCAAAGGCAGCGCGAGTCGTGAGGATACCGCGCTGCGCAGCGGATATGTATGTCATATACTGCAGCGGGGCGCTGGGCCCGGTAAACCACCACCCGTCGGGTCTTGGAAATTGGCGGTCGAAGGACAATGAAAGATGGTACGGGCGGTCTGGGAGGATGCGTTGGGCCAGTTTTTCTGCATCCTTAGCCGCGCCATCCATCGTTTCTTTCATCGCTGGGACATCGGATCCGTCAAAGACAATGGTACCCCGCGCTCGTCGAATGATGTGGCTGAGCGTTTCTACAGCACACCGCTATGGGGGGGGAGCGTCGGCAAACTGTCGAAGAGCAGCAAAAACGCGAGTTTAGAACTTTCAAAGTTCAAACAGCTATGCCCGATGGTCGGAAAAGCAGTCGTAGTTGGCACGTCGGAAAACAGCTCGAGCTCGCGTAAGTCGCCTACAAAGAAGAGTCGCAAATGAAGTTAGCGCCGGTCCTAGAAAATGCAATCGACCACCGGCACAACGCCTAGCCAGCGAGCGTTTGGCGACTAGAAGGGGAGGGGCAATTGCGCGACTGACGCAACACCAACACCGACCGCAACAtggcgcggcggtgcggATGCTCCACGTACCCAAACACACAAACGCAGCTGCGCCCGCAGCAAGCTTCCCCAGGGCCGCCAGGGACAGCCAAAGCGGGGTGCAAGGCTTGCAACCGGCGTTGCGGTGCTGGGATCGCCCTTCTCCCACCGCGCTTATCCCGACCTCCAACAAGCAGCGACCTTATCTTCGCGGGCGGGACACGGGCGCATCTCTCGGGGCGCGGACTCGGCCGTGAGGCTCCGGGGGTGCCCGCGTGCGGTGGCAGCAAATCAATCGGCGGCAGGAAAGGGACTGCTTTTCGGTCGGCGAGTCGAGATGCGACGCTGCCGGAAGCCGGCGTGTTTCGCGTGGGATCGGAAGGCGCAGGGCTCCGGAGGCGGTGATGTTGCAGGGTCGGGTGTGGTAGTGGTTTGGTGTGCAGGATGCCGAGGGTGGGACTGCCGGGCGCGGGCAGTGGAGCGACTGGGGTGCTGGCGGGCGGGCACCCACGGGTGGGCACCCACTGCGCTTAAAGGTGGGTCCACCGGCTTGCGGGCTGCAGATGATTTCCCAACGCAAGTCGCTTGGCTTGGCCACCTGGCGCTGGTTTCGGCGTTACACACACTCGCCAGCACGATTCGCTCGTAATTCGAAATACCGACCTCAGTCTTTTCATCATCGTCTGGTTTCTCGATTTCGCCCGGTTTGTACCTACGTTGGCAGCGGGAGCGTGAACAAAAGCCATGACAGCTTAGGTAGGTACACTCTGGCGATTCCAGTCTTCCCAGCTACAAGCGGCTTCAAAACCTGAGAGGCCATTCCGTGATATGACGGCGCATCACCAGACCATTAGAGACAGGAAATGGAGCGATTGAAGGATAAGAAATGCGACACGTAGCGAAACCGCCAGAGCCTGGCAGCCACGACCGACACGGATGTATCTAGAAACCCAGAACACCGCCCCGCGCCAACTCACCAGCTCTTTtgcagctcctcgccgagGCAAGAGAAAGGGAAAACAACTAGAGAAGAGTACTCCGGGAATAAGAGAGTAAAAGGAACCACAGACGTAAGGAGATCTTTAAGCGGAGATGTGAAGTACAACCTAAGCTCGTCAACAGAAAACGGGCGGTCCGGCAGAAGAAGGCTAAGCTTCATGGTTCTCACGAGGAGCGACCGCACAGGGTGCTGCTGCAAACACAAGAAGAAGCTTTCTACCACTTGCACTGTGTAGTCCGCGAGATTCTGCAAGTGGAAGCAGTTGTTGGAGACATGCTACCCAAAAACAAGCAAGCACCCAAGGTAGTATGTATATATCTGCTGCGCCTGATACGGGAACGCTGCGCTCGGCTCCTCCTTGCGGGATGTTCTTGGATAGGTTCGCTGATCATTTGCTGAACATGAAAGCTTCCCCCTGTGCCCTTTTACCCCACTCCGCAAGCCACGTGGGCGGGAGGCTGCAAAGAGCAGGGTAACCCTGCTAGGACAGAGCCCGCACTTTTGCATTGTTCCATCTCATCTCAAAGTGCACTTCAGCATTAGCAGCACCTAGGTAGGTtagtagcgtatatataaCTTAAAGTCCATACTAAGCACTATAGTAAGAGAATAGAGAGTATAAACTAAATCATACGCTAGGAGGAAGTATTCCCACTCTCGACCTAGGTCATTAAAAGATTATACTCGCTACAGTAAGCTCACTCTTCTAAAAGCAAGATGCTCGTGCCCAACAATTCCAACCCCTAACATGAGAATGGCGAGAATGGCGAGAATGGAGCTCAATCAGTAACAACAAGTCCATTCCTAACCCGCGCCGTTTGTCGCTGGGTGCTCTGCACCGTTCAGCTCAAAGTCTGCCCTCTTCCGCTTCTGCCCGATGCCATTGCCGCAGAGTTCGTTGTGCCCTACAAGGAAGCGCCCGTTGACGCTCGACGTCGAGCCCTCACCCTTGCCCTCGAGGCTATCAATGCGAGAGACCAGATGATCGACAAGCGTTTTCAAACTGTCGAAGTCGGCGGCGAGTTGCCGGGCGTTCGGGTACACCATGACCTGCTCGAGGTGGCCGATGATGTGCTCTGCTAATGCCTTCGTCGACAGATTGCCAAACTGCGAGTCTAAGACCAAGATTTGGTGTCGAACTGATTCCAGTTCTCCGTTGACGCTCTGAGCGCTTGCGACGTCCTTTTTAACGCGGTTGACTTGCTCCGACAGCCTGCTATACTCCTGGGTGAGGCGCTCGACTTCGGCCTTAGTCGAATCGAAGTCGCCTTTGATCGAGACGACGTCCGCGTTAGTTGATTCACCCGTTGCGAAGCCTCCCATagcgccgaggcggctgctgctcgggGAGACATCTTCCAACGCTCTGATTCGGCCTCCTTGGTCCGCGATCGTCTTCTGAATCTCGTCGACCGTGTGTCGCAATTGGTCGACCATCCCGCCAGTGAGCGTCACCATCCTCGACACCATTTGTTGGACTTTGTCACTCAAGGCCTTCATCTGGGGTTGCACTCCCTGCAACTGCCTCTCCAGAGGGGGGAACCTCAAGGACATATCGGCTAGGCCTATTAAGTCTTGCAGATCGAGGTCGGAGAATTTTGTCTCGAGGCCATTGACCACTTGAGCTTGGTCGTTTACTTTCTTAGAGCATTCCTCTACGCTGGTGCGTAGGGAAACCGTCTCCTCGGTGTGCTGGGTGAACTGTCCAATGAGTTGGTCGACCCGTTCCGACAGATCCGAGATATTGGATTGCAGCGCCGATATCTCGCCGTTTGAGACTGCATTGGAGCTCGTAACCCTCTGTGCTAGGAGCTGTTCACCAACCGCTCTTCTCACTTCGTCCTCGTGTTTGGAAAGCTGAGACCGAATTTCGTTTTGTTGAGACTGGTGTTGCTTCGCGCACCGCTCTTCGAACTCCAGCCGTATCGACTGGAGTTGCTGTTGCATCTCCTCCTTCATTTCGTCTTTAATGGTGCGCATTCTCCTCATCTCTTCCTTCATGCCCTCCAATTCTTGCCTCCATGTTGCACGCTCGGCCTCGAAAGCATTCTTTTCTTGGGAATGTTCCGCCTCGATCCGCCGGATCTTGGTCTTCAGCTCGCTTATTTCCTCTGCTTGCTTCTTGGAGACTTCGCAGAGGTGCGGAGAAGTCGATGAGACAGCTGCCTGGTTGTCGGGTTCCCTAACCTGCGCCAGCCGGTCGAAAACGGTATGCGCAATCATTGCAAGTGTACCGTCTACTTCCTCCTGGGCTTTTTTGATCTGGGCAGTCAATGCCTGCACTAGCTCGGTATATCTGAGCCTATGCATGTTCTGGATCTCAGGGACCGAGGGGAATTCGGCATGCTTCACTCTCGACCTCTCGTACTCGGCTTGCCTCTGCTTTGCAACTTTCTCGAGAGGatccagctcggccttgaGGCGGGCCAGCTCGGTGACCGCTACATCATGTTTTTTGTATAGAATAACGAATCTCTCGCGTACGCTGATcccgtcgaggccgccacCATCGGTCGGTGACCGAGACGCCGACACTAAAGAGAAGAGCCGTCAGTAGGGCTAAAACTTCAAGGGGAAAAGGGGGTCAAAGGGCGATGCAGTAAAGGCAGTACATACAtgtcctgctgctgctgccatgTTCAGGTCGAGGGGGAATGGCTGGGGAGTTGGGCTTGGCAGCATTTGCTGAAGGATGGTTGTGGGGCGAGTCGGGTGGGTTACGCCGCTCCCTTGCAGAGTTATCCGTGTCCCGGCGGCGTCTTTCGTCCTTGTAAGCATCAGAACCTGGCTTCGAGTAGCTGTCGTGGCGGCGATCTCGAGGGTCTGAGCCACGACGGTCATCGCCGCTGGAACGTCGGGGGTAGGCGTCGGCGGATCTGTGCGACATGGCGAAGTGTTCCGCAGGCCAGAACAGAAACGCGCTGTCAATCTGGAACAGGGCTTTCGAACGTGCCACAGGAAGGCCGGTGTGCCATGAATACGACGGAATGCGCTAACTACCTGCGGAGCACACCGCAGGCGCAGTCAAGTCTCCAAGTGAGGAGGCAAACCGATGTATCAGTGACGGATGAAATTTCAGAGGAAAACACGACACAAAGACTGGTTCAAAGGGCACAACTGCATCAACAAATGCCCATTCGAATGCTTGttgccgcgctcgcgctctGGCCCCCGCGCTCCCGCTGAAGTCGTGTCGGTGAGAGACTGAAGGGGCGACCCCACACCGCGCCTGGCTGGTTGGGCCGCCGGGTGCGGGCGAATACCACAGTAGGTGACTTGGGTAACGTTATCTGCACAGGGTCGTGGCTGCCGAAGATCAGAACGTGCCTTTGGTCCAAAAATGATCGGCAGGCTTCAGATTTGGAATGAGATTGATAAAAGAGCTGGGCATGGCTGCAGCGCGAGAGAATTGGGGAGATAACTGGAGATCGGACTGTGACTTAGTTGCTAGGAGCTGAGCTGAGGTGTGTATTGGCTGGCCATTTTTTTCTGCCGTGCATGAAGCTGCGAGGCGACGTGGGCGGTTGACAACGGAGGAAGGTGCAGTGGACCATGTGTCTTTTAGGGCTCTCGCACTGGGCTTGAGGAGCTGGGACAACCACCAACCAACCATCAACCAACCAACTGATCAATTTAAGCCTTTCTGCCGCCGTTCTTTAGTTCACAAGTTAGCGTAATCCGTGCCTTACCTACCTAAGTGGCGCATACCATTATGGTATCTGTAGTTCTTCAGGTCGTTAACTGCTCCAGTAAGTCATTGCGTGGACAGTGCAGAATGCACAGTACACTGGCTTAGAGAGAGAATTGCGCGACAACGGTcgacgttaaagaggtcccgccaagactaatttcggagactgccgcttacaagtatttacaatcgccacggggtaagcggggccacaacgacttcgagcaacatcaacaacgaacaatcgcaaagactcgtcgcaacaactttataCAGCttcacgaaacctcaaccaaatcgaaaaaaaagaaaaggaggataacccgcaccctaaccttaactcgtatcctaaccttaacccgaatcctaactagcggggggctagcgccgccccccgtacccccggcgaactaaccgcttaaacgccttggcgatagtgcaaacgccttggcgatcggggttgcgtaaaaacgttgtaaaaacattgccgacaattggccgaaattagtcttggcgggacctctttaacgtccaccgcGACAACACGCGCGTTCCGCTTTCAGAAGAAGCAATTCATGGGGGGTAGTTTACCAAGCCGAGACAAGGTCAGGAGGGGAGAAGCAGACTACCAACAACACACTGGAAGGGAATGTTCTAAAAAAGATAAAATGGGAGCCAGAAGCCTTTGGATTTTGAGTGTTAATGAATCTAAGGTATGCCATTGCCAACTTGCAAGTTAGTCCAGGTAAGTCTTTTTGGCTACACTATGTTAGTGGCTGAGCTTGATAAGCAAATATACACTCCCTCCACACATACGCCTCACTTTGAGGGGCGTTCACGTGACTTGAGGACGTCATGTGTCAGGACGCACGGCCACAAATATCAGCCACATGCGCGTTGCAAGGTCAGGTAGTTATCGTCAACGCTAAACTGAGTTATCGGGTTATCGGGTTATCGCAACACCACAGCGGGCTATCTGTGAATGATCGT
The nucleotide sequence above comes from Thermothielavioides terrestris NRRL 8126 chromosome 6, complete sequence. Encoded proteins:
- a CDS encoding uncharacterized protein (Contains conserved domain PRK12678[PRK12678], transcription termination factor Rho), which gives rise to MDGAAKDAEKLAQRILPDRPYHLSLSFDRQFPRPDGWWFTGPSAPLQYMTYISAAQRGILTTRAAFEICDEPAQMPAKILAKGEARKKLSLMDYHNRKKSESPVANEAPAKVDAKTNGTAPAKRPPSKEHPSREDVRAAEKTETPRQRDTRLEKPPSGTNGERSKPSQEDAQPETESRKRSADTDGNPSPQKRTKAEAVSTQADQSRPPKSATPRSREKAAEKPPGEAEKPPGDAKTGRLHPTANGLAPSSLDKDRENTASPRSTIQVNGSRPRSGSGTATPRKPEPLAKPTLPELLSPLHPSLFEGRAEKDVKPAKKPAEKAPKAEKEKADGPSPSKKAKKFSKIPPLLSPTLPPVVEAALAIKERAQTGSKSVPGPAPKQAADSSGGARKTIVAAPAVRGVEADEKPSRPSKIVTFKLKKANAKRAKELLSLPSKSAKDALKKERSTSAEATPLPAPAKKRPRPADDVPQETAKRTKTAGEVAAARPAAPATPLKPAAATAMSRVASSQSQGNTPAATTGLTPGNGDNRPPTRSEPLDPKTLAQAESYKERHAEYQRLGGKLKHARDDLCRDRGGPGGMAPADERRATALHFEMVLAYMVAFHSLNQARTLERKACDISAWESLLPHLAELRGRVQGIKALKALAVQMHVLCLEQITNALATMDPAAAAGSFARWAKHSRNRAAMWQEANAMWERVDDPRMRTVVGPWTSVEDAVAAVLAVMRRWADRESVRWQPEVHLKGEREKEKDKDRERDREKDKERERERDRDRDRERDRERDRPRPSLNGVRH